The Agrobacterium larrymoorei genome includes the window CGCCTGCGCAATGCCACGCCCGGCAAAAGGCTTGTCCAGAAGCAATGCCAGGATGAGCCCAAAAAAGAATTGCAGAAACACGGATACGCCGGTCCACCAGAGTGTATTCTTGAGTGCGCGATAAAAGGCCGTGTCCTGCGATAATGCCTTCAGGTGTTCGAGGCCAATAAAGCCCCCCGAAAAGGGATTGAGCAGTTGAACGTCGCGAAAAGCGTAAGACAGGCCAAGCAACAGCGGCACCATCATCACGGTTATGATGAGTACGAGGACAGGCGCGCTGTAGAGCCATGGCTCAGCGGCGACGGCCAGTCTGCGCAAGGCGGGCTTGCGCGGCGCCAGAGGCCCGACACGTTGGGTAAACGACATCAAATGCTCCTCAACGGTCAGCGTTCACAGCCGTAAAGCCGTGCGCTGATCTCAGTTGTTCCAGTATCGTCTTGGGATCAGGCGGTGCGCTGACAACACGCACCGCCTGTTGCCATCACTTGGATTTCAGGAACTTCTCTTGAGCCTTCGTCATGTAATCAGCCCACTGCTTGGCAAGGTCTTCAGGGGTGATATCGCCCAAAAGAGCTTCTTGTGAGGTTTTGATGACGAGGGAGTCCTTGAAGAAAGCGAACTCTTCAAGATAGGTCGGCATGGTTGTCGGTACGGCGTTCTTGTCCGCCAATTCTTCGAACCAGCCTTTGAACTGCTCGCTGGCGTAGAACGGGTCTTTTTCGGCAGAAGTATGAACCGGCAGCGCGCCGGTCTTCTTGTTCCACTCGATGTTGCCTTCCGGGCCTTCCAGCGTTTCGATGAGTTTCCACGACAAATCCTTGTCCTTCGAGGATGCCATCATCGACCAGCCTGCGAAGCCGATGGTCGGGAAGGTCTTGCCGTCCGGCCCCTTGGGCATGGTCATCACGCCGAAGTCTTCCGACTTCATACGCTGCGCGATGGCGATCAGCGCATCCGGGTCCTGATCGAGGAAGGCGCAGGTGCCGGAATAGAAACCCGCAACGATTTCATTGAAACCCCAATTGACGCTGTCTTTGGGGGCGTAGCCATTCTTGTAAAGATCGACCACATAGGCGAGGCCCTTGGTCCAGCCGGGGCTGTCGAAAGTGGATTTGCCTTCCTTGGTGAAAAACTCATTCGAACCGGCCATGGAGGCACCGAACATCACCCAGCCATTGAGCCCGCCTGGGCCACCGCGAAGGCAATAACCGTATTTACCCAGAATAGCGGAAATCTTCTTCGAGGCTTCAGTAAATTCATCCAGCGTCTTTGGCAGTTCCTTAACGCCCGCCTGCTCCAGAAGCTTCTTGTTGTAAAACATGACGCGAAGATAAAAGCCGTAGGGCAACATATAGGCAGTGTTCTTGACATCGCGGCCCAGTTCAAGCGCGCGCGTACTCAAACCCTTGGTATGCTCCCACTTGGCAAGGTACGGCTCAAGGCTTTCGAGCATGCCGTTATTGGCATAAAGCGAGAGCCAGGTATCGGGCATTTCCATGACATCCGGAACATCACCTGCCGACAC containing:
- a CDS encoding ABC transporter substrate-binding protein → MKKLVAAAFFTAMMAGTALADTTLKLVEVITSPERTETLKSLVSKFEAANPGTKVEIISLPWSEAFQKFATMVSAGDVPDVMEMPDTWLSLYANNGMLESLEPYLAKWEHTKGLSTRALELGRDVKNTAYMLPYGFYLRVMFYNKKLLEQAGVKELPKTLDEFTEASKKISAILGKYGYCLRGGPGGLNGWVMFGASMAGSNEFFTKEGKSTFDSPGWTKGLAYVVDLYKNGYAPKDSVNWGFNEIVAGFYSGTCAFLDQDPDALIAIAQRMKSEDFGVMTMPKGPDGKTFPTIGFAGWSMMASSKDKDLSWKLIETLEGPEGNIEWNKKTGALPVHTSAEKDPFYASEQFKGWFEELADKNAVPTTMPTYLEEFAFFKDSLVIKTSQEALLGDITPEDLAKQWADYMTKAQEKFLKSK